A region of Candidatus Methylomirabilota bacterium DNA encodes the following proteins:
- a CDS encoding site-specific integrase: FLILRYSGMRRESVATLRVRNLDRRWGLRNVPVKGGRTRDIPLPAAVTQYLDRYVSQYLSTEVDDVKSDTPLFWSTYGQRRQGIVRRPMEGKNIWRLCKTYGRQIGYPMLKPHDLRHGVAMEVYEQHHDLEQVRGLLGHTRIETTQLYAQIRPAALKHAVEFYEAKALDVLSH; this comes from the coding sequence TTTCTGATCCTCCGCTACTCAGGGATGCGGCGGGAGTCGGTCGCCACGCTGCGCGTCCGCAATCTGGACCGCCGCTGGGGCCTCCGCAACGTCCCGGTGAAAGGCGGCCGGACCCGCGACATTCCCCTGCCCGCCGCCGTGACGCAGTATCTGGACCGCTACGTCTCGCAATACCTGTCGACCGAGGTTGACGACGTCAAGTCCGACACGCCGCTCTTCTGGTCCACCTACGGGCAGCGGCGCCAGGGCATCGTCCGCCGGCCGATGGAAGGCAAGAACATTTGGCGCCTCTGCAAGACCTACGGCCGGCAGATCGGCTACCCCATGCTCAAGCCCCATGACCTCCGCCACGGTGTGGCAATGGAGGTCTACGAGCAGCACCATGATCTGGAGCAGGTCCGCGGGCTACTCGGGCACACGCGGATCGAGACGACGCAGCTGTATGCTCAGATCCGGCCGGCCGCGCTCAAACACGCCGTGGAGTTCTACGAAGCGAAAGCGCTCGACGTCCTGAGCCACTAG
- a CDS encoding HU family DNA-binding protein, with protein MTKADLVAAMAKASGGSKVSAERALDSFYLSVFDALKKGRRVTIGGFGTFMVSKRAERNGRNPRTGKAIRIPATRVPRFKPSRSLKSAVL; from the coding sequence ATGACCAAGGCCGATCTTGTCGCCGCGATGGCCAAGGCCTCGGGCGGGAGCAAGGTGTCCGCGGAGCGCGCCCTCGACTCCTTCTACCTGAGCGTCTTCGACGCCCTCAAGAAGGGACGACGCGTGACCATCGGCGGCTTCGGCACCTTCATGGTCAGCAAGCGGGCCGAGCGCAACGGGCGCAATCCTCGCACGGGCAAGGCCATCCGCATCCCCGCCACGCGCGTGCCGCGCTTCAAGCCCAGCCGCTCGCTCAAGTCGGCTGTCCTCTAA